A single window of Scleropages formosus unplaced genomic scaffold, fSclFor1.1, whole genome shotgun sequence DNA harbors:
- the LOC114909773 gene encoding metal transporter CNNM4-like isoform X6, with protein MAPECGGQGYVLTLVVFLWSAVVGRPETAVAEAGGTLVLGMRLERSDKPATTTDEGVIQVTEESRIQLRFYGLQMNGATWSHIRFAERGDGGEEEEAAAAAAARGSTGALNRTCVEFTKDLSVGNYMNVSSRGTSGLLSVSVKPLRKSEPAKEYSACVRQSAGGAWYALEGNDGRLRVVEEKKSLLPLWLQAALISCLLVLSGMFSGLNLGLMALDPMELRIVQSCGTDKEKKHARKIEPIRRKGNYLLCSLLLGNVLVNTTLTILLDDLIGSGLGAVVASTIGIVIFGEIVPQALCSRHGLAVGANTILVTKFFMLLTFPLSYPVSKLLDRVLGKEIGTVYNREKLVEMLKVTEPYHDLVKEELNMIQGALELRTKTVEDVMTPLSNCFMIHSDAVLDFNTMSEIMESGYTRIPVYEDERSNIVDILYVKDLAFVDPDDCTTLKTITKFYNHPVHFVFHDTKLDAMLEEFKKGKSHLAIVQKVNNEGEGDPFYEVLGLVTLEDVIEEIIKSEILDESDLYTDNRNQKKVAPNKNKRDFSAFKQESESKVKISPQLMLAAHRFLATEVNLFSPMQISEKVLLRILKHPSVIQEIKFNESNKHAPQHYVYQRGKAVDYFVLILQNPARRPTSAT; from the exons ATGGCGCCAGAGTGTGGCGGACAGGGGTACGTCCTAACTTTAGTGGTTTTTCTGTGGAGCGCGGTTGTCGGACGACCCGAGACGGCGGTAGCGGAGGCGGGGGGCACCCTGGTGctgggcatgaggctggagaggAGCGACAAGCCGGCCACGACCACCGACGAGGGCGTCATCCAGGTGACGGAGGAGAGCAGAATCCAGCTCCGCTTTTACGGGCTACAGATGAACGGGGCCACCTGGTCTCACATCAGGTTCGCGGAGCGCGGGGACgggggcgaggaggaggaggcggcggcggcggcggcggcgcgcggcaGCACTGGCGCCCTCAACAGGACTTGTGTGGAGTTCACCAAAGACTTGAGCGTTGGGAACTACATGAACGTCAGCAGCCGGGGCACCTCGGGGCTGCTGAGCGTGAGCGTGAAGCCGCTGCGCAAGAGCGAGCCGGCGAAGGAGTACAGCGCGTGCGTGCGGCAGAGCGCGGGCGGCGCGTGGTACGCGCTCGAGGGCAACGACGGCCGGCTGCGCGTGGTGGAGGAGAAGAAGTCGTTGCTGCCCCTGTGGCTCCAGGCCGCCCTGATCTCCTGTCTCCTGGTGCTGTCGGGCATGTTCAGCGGGCTCAACCTGGGGCTCATGGCCCTGGACCCGATGGAGCTGCGCATCGTGCAGAGCTGCGGCACCGACAAGGAGAAGAAGCACGCGCGCAAGATCGAGCCCATTCGCAGGAAAGGGAACTACCTGCTGTGCTCGCTGCTGCTCGGCAACGTGCTCGTGAACACTACGCTCACCATCCTCCTGGACGACCTCATCGGCTCGGGCTTGGGCGCCGTCGTCGCCTCCACCATCGGCATCGTCATCTTCGGCGAGATCGTGCCCCAGGCCCTGTGCTCTCGCCACGGACTGGCGGTGGGCGCCAACACCATCCTGGTGACCAAGTTCTTCATGCTCCTCACCTTCCCCCTGTCCTACCCCGTCAGCAAGCTGCTGGACCGCGTGCTGGGCAAGGAGATCGGCACCGTGTACAATAGGGAGAAGCTGGTGGAGATGCTCAAGGTGACGGAGCCCTACCACGACTTGGTCAAGGAGGAGCTCAACATGATCCAGGGAGCGCTGGAGCTCCGCACCAAGACCGTGGAGGACGTGATGACGCCGCTGAGCAACTGCTTCATGATCCACAGCGACGCCGTGCTGGACTTCAACACCATGTCGGAGATCATGGAGAGCGGCTACACGCGCATCCCCGTGTACGAGGACGAGCGCTCCAACATCGTGGACATTCTCTACGTGAAGGACCTGGCGTTCGTGGACCCGGACGACTGCACCACGCTCAAGACCATCACCAAGTTCTACAACCACCCGGTCCACTTCGTGTTCCACGACACCAAGCTGGATGCCATGCTGGAGGAGTTCAAGAAAG GCAAATCACATCTGGCCATTGTGCAAAAGGTGAACAACGAGGGCGAAGGGGACCCTTTCTATGAGGTGCTGGGCTTGGTAACGCTGGAAGACGTCATTGAGGAAATAATAAAGTCGGAGATTCTGGACGAGTCCGACCTCTACA CTGACAACCGCAATCAGAAGAAAGTGGCACCCAACAAGAACAAACGGGACTTCTCTGCTTTCAAGCAAGAGAGCGAGTCCAAAGTCAAGATCTCACCTCAGCTCATGCTTGCTGCCCACCGCTTCTTGGCCACAG AGGTGAACCTCTTCAGTCCCATGCAGATCTCAGAGAAGGTGCTGCTCCGTATCCTGAAGCACCCCAGCGTCATCCAGGAGATCAAGTTCAACGAGAGCAACAAGCACGCACCGCAGCACTACGTGTATCAGCGCGGCAAGGCCGTGGACTACTTTGTCCTCATCTTGCAG AATCCCGCTCGCCGTCCCACGTCGGCAACCTAA
- the LOC114909773 gene encoding metal transporter CNNM4-like isoform X5, with protein MAPECGGQGYVLTLVVFLWSAVVGRPETAVAEAGGTLVLGMRLERSDKPATTTDEGVIQVTEESRIQLRFYGLQMNGATWSHIRFAERGDGGEEEEAAAAAAARGSTGALNRTCVEFTKDLSVGNYMNVSSRGTSGLLSVSVKPLRKSEPAKEYSACVRQSAGGAWYALEGNDGRLRVVEEKKSLLPLWLQAALISCLLVLSGMFSGLNLGLMALDPMELRIVQSCGTDKEKKHARKIEPIRRKGNYLLCSLLLGNVLVNTTLTILLDDLIGSGLGAVVASTIGIVIFGEIVPQALCSRHGLAVGANTILVTKFFMLLTFPLSYPVSKLLDRVLGKEIGTVYNREKLVEMLKVTEPYHDLVKEELNMIQGALELRTKTVEDVMTPLSNCFMIHSDAVLDFNTMSEIMESGYTRIPVYEDERSNIVDILYVKDLAFVDPDDCTTLKTITKFYNHPVHFVFHDTKLDAMLEEFKKGKSHLAIVQKVNNEGEGDPFYEVLGLVTLEDVIEEIIKSEILDESDLYTDNRNQKKVAPNKNKRDFSAFKQESESKVKISPQLMLAAHRFLATEVNLFSPMQISEKVLLRILKHPSVIQEIKFNESNKHAPQHYVYQRGKAVDYFVLILQGRVEVEAGNENMKFETGPFSYYGVMALSSPSIVVSPSLSPSVSSPPPRYLSLKRFSLFSRFPESRSPSHVGNLNRSASLSCAERTDCLSVSGSNNQLNSAPSPQYVPDFCVRALTDLQFAKVGAPKVSHAHSTKMV; from the exons ATGGCGCCAGAGTGTGGCGGACAGGGGTACGTCCTAACTTTAGTGGTTTTTCTGTGGAGCGCGGTTGTCGGACGACCCGAGACGGCGGTAGCGGAGGCGGGGGGCACCCTGGTGctgggcatgaggctggagaggAGCGACAAGCCGGCCACGACCACCGACGAGGGCGTCATCCAGGTGACGGAGGAGAGCAGAATCCAGCTCCGCTTTTACGGGCTACAGATGAACGGGGCCACCTGGTCTCACATCAGGTTCGCGGAGCGCGGGGACgggggcgaggaggaggaggcggcggcggcggcggcggcgcgcggcaGCACTGGCGCCCTCAACAGGACTTGTGTGGAGTTCACCAAAGACTTGAGCGTTGGGAACTACATGAACGTCAGCAGCCGGGGCACCTCGGGGCTGCTGAGCGTGAGCGTGAAGCCGCTGCGCAAGAGCGAGCCGGCGAAGGAGTACAGCGCGTGCGTGCGGCAGAGCGCGGGCGGCGCGTGGTACGCGCTCGAGGGCAACGACGGCCGGCTGCGCGTGGTGGAGGAGAAGAAGTCGTTGCTGCCCCTGTGGCTCCAGGCCGCCCTGATCTCCTGTCTCCTGGTGCTGTCGGGCATGTTCAGCGGGCTCAACCTGGGGCTCATGGCCCTGGACCCGATGGAGCTGCGCATCGTGCAGAGCTGCGGCACCGACAAGGAGAAGAAGCACGCGCGCAAGATCGAGCCCATTCGCAGGAAAGGGAACTACCTGCTGTGCTCGCTGCTGCTCGGCAACGTGCTCGTGAACACTACGCTCACCATCCTCCTGGACGACCTCATCGGCTCGGGCTTGGGCGCCGTCGTCGCCTCCACCATCGGCATCGTCATCTTCGGCGAGATCGTGCCCCAGGCCCTGTGCTCTCGCCACGGACTGGCGGTGGGCGCCAACACCATCCTGGTGACCAAGTTCTTCATGCTCCTCACCTTCCCCCTGTCCTACCCCGTCAGCAAGCTGCTGGACCGCGTGCTGGGCAAGGAGATCGGCACCGTGTACAATAGGGAGAAGCTGGTGGAGATGCTCAAGGTGACGGAGCCCTACCACGACTTGGTCAAGGAGGAGCTCAACATGATCCAGGGAGCGCTGGAGCTCCGCACCAAGACCGTGGAGGACGTGATGACGCCGCTGAGCAACTGCTTCATGATCCACAGCGACGCCGTGCTGGACTTCAACACCATGTCGGAGATCATGGAGAGCGGCTACACGCGCATCCCCGTGTACGAGGACGAGCGCTCCAACATCGTGGACATTCTCTACGTGAAGGACCTGGCGTTCGTGGACCCGGACGACTGCACCACGCTCAAGACCATCACCAAGTTCTACAACCACCCGGTCCACTTCGTGTTCCACGACACCAAGCTGGATGCCATGCTGGAGGAGTTCAAGAAAG GCAAATCACATCTGGCCATTGTGCAAAAGGTGAACAACGAGGGCGAAGGGGACCCTTTCTATGAGGTGCTGGGCTTGGTAACGCTGGAAGACGTCATTGAGGAAATAATAAAGTCGGAGATTCTGGACGAGTCCGACCTCTACA CTGACAACCGCAATCAGAAGAAAGTGGCACCCAACAAGAACAAACGGGACTTCTCTGCTTTCAAGCAAGAGAGCGAGTCCAAAGTCAAGATCTCACCTCAGCTCATGCTTGCTGCCCACCGCTTCTTGGCCACAG AGGTGAACCTCTTCAGTCCCATGCAGATCTCAGAGAAGGTGCTGCTCCGTATCCTGAAGCACCCCAGCGTCATCCAGGAGATCAAGTTCAACGAGAGCAACAAGCACGCACCGCAGCACTACGTGTATCAGCGCGGCAAGGCCGTGGACTACTTTGTCCTCATCTTGCAG GGACGGGTTGAGGTGGAGGCCGGCAATGAGAATATGAAATTTGAAACCGGACCATTCTCCTACTACGGCGTCATGGCCCTGAGCTCTCCCAGCATTG ttgtgtccccctccctctcgCCGTCGGTCAGCTCGCCCCCACCACGCTATCTCTCTCTAAAGAGGTTTTCTCTGTTCTCTCGCTTCCCAG AATCCCGCTCGCCGTCCCACGTCGGCAACCTAAACCGTTCTGCCTCGCTCAGCTGCGCGGAACGCACAGATTGCCTCTCTGTCAGCGGTAGCAATAACCAGCTCAACAGCGCCCCTTCGCCGCAGTACGTCCCCGACTTTTGCGTGCGTGCGCTCACGGACCTGCAGTTTGCCAAGGTGGGCGCTCCCAAAGT atcacacgcacacagtacCAAAATGGTCTGA